The proteins below are encoded in one region of Bacillus vallismortis:
- a CDS encoding MGDG synthase family glycosyltransferase, whose amino-acid sequence MKNILIFPFLSISTGHHHVADALQAELDSQGFASEKMDIFSHTYRRLEKLTSGAYLKWIQHFPKTYSGIYRLLACGQYQIDKRYTMYEWLFTQQMRHILNEKQPDFAFCTHALPSYLLNRLKPEYPDMTVVNVYTDFFVNQLWGRENIDYHFAPSIDIKMQLMSEGIDQKNIFMTGIPVHRMFERGSDDTCQHHPPYTIIITGGSMGVGGILKWVQDLSPGGNILYKILCGRNEKLYSYVKSLRHPLIEAIPYLHSKAEMNRLYEQASGIMTKPGGVTISECLQKRLPVFIYHALPGQEEMNVNLLKKRKLVTDMRNWNMQQAEERIEAFFQSNEQVKEYEKHVNEYLGEISDRKIEDVLKRLIRNKKHSLTQRV is encoded by the coding sequence ATGAAAAACATTCTCATTTTTCCTTTTTTAAGCATTTCCACCGGGCACCACCATGTTGCAGATGCCCTTCAGGCTGAACTGGATTCTCAAGGATTCGCATCTGAGAAAATGGATATCTTTTCACACACATATAGACGATTAGAAAAATTGACCTCTGGGGCGTATTTAAAATGGATTCAGCACTTCCCGAAAACGTACAGCGGCATTTACAGGCTCCTCGCCTGCGGCCAATATCAGATTGACAAACGCTATACCATGTACGAATGGCTGTTCACACAACAAATGAGACACATCCTTAATGAAAAGCAGCCTGATTTCGCCTTTTGCACACATGCGCTGCCTTCCTATCTGCTGAATCGGCTAAAGCCTGAATATCCGGATATGACGGTTGTGAATGTATATACCGATTTTTTTGTGAATCAATTATGGGGACGAGAGAACATTGATTACCATTTTGCTCCGAGTATTGATATCAAGATGCAGCTCATGTCTGAAGGAATCGATCAAAAAAACATATTCATGACTGGCATTCCCGTTCACCGGATGTTTGAAAGAGGATCAGATGACACCTGTCAGCATCATCCTCCATATACCATCATCATCACAGGCGGCAGTATGGGAGTCGGGGGTATTTTGAAATGGGTTCAGGATCTGTCGCCAGGCGGAAATATCTTATACAAAATATTATGCGGCCGGAACGAAAAGCTCTACAGCTATGTCAAAAGTTTACGCCACCCTTTGATTGAGGCCATTCCCTACCTTCACAGCAAAGCAGAGATGAACCGTTTATACGAACAGGCTTCAGGCATTATGACAAAACCTGGGGGCGTGACCATCAGCGAATGCTTACAGAAACGGCTTCCTGTCTTTATTTATCATGCGCTGCCAGGCCAGGAGGAAATGAATGTGAACCTTCTAAAAAAACGGAAGCTTGTCACAGATATGAGGAATTGGAACATGCAGCAAGCGGAAGAACGTATTGAGGCATTTTTTCAATCGAATGAACAGGTGAAAGAATATGAAAAACATGTCAATGAATATCTCGGCGAAATCTCTGATCGGAAGATAGAAGATGTGTTAAAAAGGCTTATAAGAAACAAAAAACACTCCCTGACACAGAGAGTGTAA
- a CDS encoding MarR family winged helix-turn-helix transcriptional regulator gives MMRLSFNEEEVERAMNLYRVFARAFKSVSEHSIRDSKEHGFNPTEFAVLELLYTRGPQKLQQIGSRLLLVSGNVTYVIDKLERNGFLVREQDPKDKRSVYAHLTDKGNEYLDKIYPIHALRIARAFSGLSPDEQDQLIDLLKKAGIHSQHLLFR, from the coding sequence ATGATGAGATTATCGTTTAACGAAGAAGAAGTTGAGCGTGCGATGAATTTGTACAGAGTTTTTGCAAGGGCTTTCAAAAGTGTGTCTGAACATAGTATCCGTGACAGCAAAGAGCATGGCTTTAATCCGACTGAATTTGCTGTATTGGAGCTTCTCTACACAAGAGGCCCGCAAAAATTACAGCAAATTGGGTCGAGACTTCTGCTAGTGAGCGGAAACGTCACATATGTCATTGACAAATTAGAAAGAAACGGGTTTTTAGTCAGGGAGCAGGACCCGAAAGATAAACGTTCTGTTTACGCGCATTTAACTGACAAGGGAAATGAGTATTTGGATAAAATTTATCCGATTCATGCACTGCGTATTGCGAGAGCGTTTTCAGGCCTATCGCCTGATGAACAGGACCAGCTGATCGATCTGCTGAAGAAAGCAGGCATTCACAGCCAGCATTTGCTGTTTCGTTAA
- the tnrA gene encoding MerR family transcriptional regulator TnrA: protein MTTEDHSYKDKKVISIGIVSELTGLSVRQIRYYEERKLIYPQRSSRGTRKYSFADVERLMDIANKREDGVQTAEILKDMRKKEQMVKNDPQVRKKMLEGQLNAHFRYKNR from the coding sequence ATGACCACAGAAGATCATTCTTATAAAGACAAAAAAGTGATTTCAATCGGGATTGTGAGTGAATTGACAGGATTGTCCGTAAGACAGATCAGGTATTATGAGGAACGAAAGCTCATTTATCCTCAGCGTTCTTCAAGGGGAACGAGAAAATATTCTTTTGCCGATGTGGAGCGGCTGATGGATATTGCCAATAAACGTGAAGACGGCGTTCAGACGGCTGAGATTTTAAAGGATATGCGAAAAAAAGAGCAAATGGTAAAAAACGATCCGCAAGTGCGAAAAAAAATGCTGGAGGGGCAGCTTAATGCGCACTTTCGGTACAAAAACCGTTAA
- the mgtE gene encoding magnesium transporter, producing MVQNMTYDELILRIIILLRDGKIRDFRSIIDELQPYDMAFIFKEMPEKHRARYLSYLTVDDITDMIGELEREYQLAVLNKVGKTKATLAMNKMDNDDLAQLLEEMDEELKEQLLSSMEASESKAVQLLMNYPAESAGRMMTNRFVWIPQHYTVKDAVVKLKSFAEIAESINYLYVINESKQLVGVLSYRDLILGEPEEKVQDLMFTRVISADALQDQEEVARLIERYDFLAIPVVEENNVLVGIVTVDDIIDVVIREADEDYEKFAASGKDITFDTKAYVAAYRRLPWLILLLFIGLISGSIISYFEDALQQVVALAFFMPMVSGMTGNTGTQSLAVVIRGLSKEELNKKTIVRLIFREFRTSIYIGAVCSVLIAIVSVLWQGNALLGFVVASSLFFTLIIGTMSGTIIPIILHKLKVDPAIASGPLITTLNDILSLLIYFGIATAFIHSL from the coding sequence ATGGTTCAAAACATGACCTATGACGAACTCATTTTACGCATCATTATTTTATTGCGAGACGGGAAGATTAGGGATTTCAGAAGCATTATTGATGAGCTTCAGCCCTATGATATGGCGTTTATTTTCAAAGAAATGCCGGAAAAACACCGCGCCCGCTATTTATCTTATTTAACTGTAGATGATATCACTGATATGATCGGGGAGCTGGAACGCGAATATCAGCTTGCCGTCTTAAATAAAGTCGGAAAAACAAAAGCAACGCTTGCGATGAACAAAATGGACAACGATGACCTCGCGCAATTGCTTGAAGAAATGGACGAAGAACTAAAGGAGCAGCTTTTGTCCAGCATGGAAGCGTCAGAGTCCAAAGCTGTTCAGCTTTTGATGAATTATCCAGCCGAGTCAGCGGGACGCATGATGACAAACCGGTTTGTGTGGATTCCTCAGCATTACACGGTGAAAGACGCGGTCGTCAAATTGAAAAGCTTTGCCGAAATCGCTGAATCGATCAACTACCTATATGTCATCAATGAAAGCAAACAGCTGGTGGGCGTGCTATCCTACCGCGATTTGATTCTGGGCGAACCTGAAGAAAAGGTGCAGGATTTAATGTTTACCCGCGTCATATCTGCAGACGCTCTTCAGGATCAGGAAGAGGTTGCCCGCCTGATTGAACGGTACGATTTCTTGGCGATTCCGGTTGTGGAAGAAAACAACGTGCTTGTCGGCATTGTAACAGTAGATGATATTATCGACGTTGTCATACGGGAAGCTGATGAAGATTACGAAAAGTTTGCCGCTTCCGGTAAAGACATCACCTTTGACACAAAGGCGTATGTGGCGGCATACCGGCGCTTGCCATGGCTGATTTTGCTCTTGTTTATCGGGCTGATTTCCGGAAGCATTATTAGTTATTTTGAAGATGCGCTGCAGCAGGTTGTCGCGCTGGCGTTTTTCATGCCGATGGTGTCAGGGATGACAGGAAATACGGGGACACAATCTCTCGCGGTTGTCATCCGAGGGTTGTCTAAAGAAGAATTGAACAAAAAAACGATTGTGCGCCTGATCTTCCGTGAATTCAGAACCAGTATTTATATCGGAGCGGTTTGTTCAGTGCTGATTGCAATAGTTTCTGTCTTATGGCAGGGGAACGCGCTGCTGGGATTTGTTGTCGCTTCTTCACTGTTCTTCACTTTAATTATCGGCACAATGTCAGGAACCATTATCCCAATTATTTTGCACAAGCTGAAGGTAGACCCGGCGATCGCTTCAGGACCGCTGATTACAACGTTAAACGATATTTTGTCTTTATTAATTTATTTTGGCATTGCCACTGCATTTATACACTCATTATAA
- a CDS encoding transcriptional regulator SplA domain-containing protein yields the protein MEKKEEQYINQAEYVPHPTKEGEYALFLHETYHLLSEDDETQTTE from the coding sequence ATGGAAAAGAAAGAGGAGCAATACATCAATCAGGCTGAATATGTCCCTCATCCGACAAAAGAAGGAGAATATGCTTTATTTCTTCATGAAACATATCATTTGCTCTCAGAAGATGATGAGACGCAAACAACAGAATAA
- a CDS encoding PepSY domain-containing protein, with protein sequence MLKKRWMVGLLAGCLAAGGFSYNAFAKENNENTQTAAANPGALTEQEAESIAQTVVDGTVDDIDRDIYNGREVYEVEIEKDGEDYDVYVDINSKQALNDPLKEKAEQVSITKKEAEEIALKQTNGTVTESKLDEDDGAYIYDIEIQTKQGIETEFDISAKDGRIVKQDIDD encoded by the coding sequence ATGCTTAAAAAAAGATGGATGGTTGGTCTTTTAGCAGGGTGTTTAGCGGCTGGCGGATTCAGCTACAACGCGTTTGCGAAAGAAAACAATGAAAATACACAGACTGCCGCTGCAAATCCTGGAGCACTTACTGAACAGGAAGCAGAATCAATTGCCCAAACGGTTGTTGACGGAACAGTGGACGACATTGACAGAGACATTTACAACGGCAGAGAAGTCTATGAAGTGGAGATTGAAAAAGACGGTGAAGACTACGACGTTTATGTGGACATCAATTCAAAACAAGCGCTCAATGACCCGTTAAAGGAGAAAGCAGAACAAGTTTCCATCACAAAGAAAGAAGCTGAAGAAATAGCCTTAAAGCAAACAAATGGAACCGTAACAGAAAGCAAGCTTGACGAAGACGACGGCGCTTACATCTACGACATTGAGATCCAAACGAAACAAGGCATTGAGACGGAATTTGACATTTCCGCAAAGGATGGACGGATCGTTAAGCAGGATATAGACGACTAA
- a CDS encoding PepSY domain-containing protein, giving the protein MNKTIKAAAVAAAAVLAVIICMFLIIRQIHDDVLSKDDVVKKIEASYEGEVTKVTQSKDKKTYDMTLENPKGTYFIKADAASADVLSMNRVKAMNPTVLTEKEAEHLALGRVPGIVKKQTQQDRVATYTIQKENGETYEVKVDMQAKAVVSADRISGEDQQKTPITKQEAKTIAERETGGTADDADLEKSEGTLIFEVDVDLPDHKEATVKINAYTGKVANIVYED; this is encoded by the coding sequence ATGAACAAAACAATCAAGGCAGCAGCTGTTGCGGCAGCAGCGGTTTTAGCCGTCATCATCTGTATGTTTCTCATCATTCGGCAAATCCATGATGATGTACTGTCAAAGGATGATGTCGTAAAAAAAATCGAAGCCTCTTATGAAGGCGAGGTTACGAAAGTAACACAATCAAAGGATAAAAAAACATATGACATGACCCTTGAAAATCCAAAGGGCACTTATTTTATAAAAGCTGACGCAGCATCTGCTGACGTTCTTTCGATGAACAGAGTAAAAGCGATGAATCCAACTGTCTTGACAGAAAAAGAAGCCGAGCATCTCGCGCTAGGGCGGGTCCCGGGAATCGTCAAAAAACAAACACAACAGGATCGTGTTGCCACATATACCATTCAAAAAGAAAATGGAGAAACATACGAAGTAAAGGTAGACATGCAGGCAAAGGCGGTCGTATCTGCTGATCGAATCAGCGGTGAAGATCAGCAAAAAACACCGATAACGAAACAAGAAGCCAAAACAATTGCAGAGCGGGAAACGGGCGGGACGGCGGATGACGCAGATCTCGAAAAAAGTGAGGGGACTCTCATCTTTGAAGTGGATGTTGATCTTCCGGATCATAAAGAAGCGACAGTGAAAATTAATGCCTACACCGGAAAGGTTGCGAACATTGTGTATGAAGACTGA
- a CDS encoding ATP-binding protein, protein MKLKTKIHLYTSISLLILLILVHTAVYLIFSAGLTSKDAARLADEADTIAEALHAAETEGVALQDMLQAYLPANGMVRVVNGDQKAVMTITKEKGYKDFPLSFHSGETADVRKHDGKLFAEAAVPVIWADGQVVSLQLVERLENTEESLFLLKIILIAASAAVCIASFFAGSLLARHIINPIRRLMMTMKDIQREKAFKTISLEGQSHDELYQMGLTFNEMAMMLKEHYDKQQQFVQDASHELKTPLTIIESYSSLMKRWGAKKPEVLEESIEAIYSEALHMKKLTNQLLALAKSHEGLDLELKTIDLVEVSRTVIQTLQPVYQQDILLETDKKSLFVIADEERIKQLLTILLDNAIKYSEKPIVMSAGTRNGLPFLSVRDEGIGIDEEHIPHLFERFYRADEARNRKTGGTGLGLSIAKQIADEHGIGLSVKSNPDEGTTVTMQFKEQNGGGR, encoded by the coding sequence ATGAAGCTAAAGACCAAAATTCATCTGTATACATCCATATCGCTGTTGATTTTATTGATTTTGGTCCACACGGCAGTCTATCTCATTTTTTCGGCTGGGCTGACATCAAAGGATGCGGCTCGGCTTGCTGATGAGGCGGATACCATTGCCGAAGCGCTGCATGCTGCTGAAACAGAGGGAGTGGCTTTGCAGGACATGCTGCAGGCCTACCTTCCAGCAAACGGCATGGTCCGTGTAGTGAATGGTGATCAAAAAGCTGTCATGACCATAACAAAAGAAAAAGGGTATAAAGATTTCCCACTCTCTTTTCACAGCGGGGAAACGGCAGATGTAAGGAAACATGACGGCAAACTGTTTGCTGAAGCTGCTGTTCCGGTGATTTGGGCTGATGGGCAAGTGGTATCTCTTCAGCTGGTTGAAAGGCTGGAGAACACAGAAGAGAGTCTGTTTCTGCTGAAAATCATCTTAATCGCTGCAAGTGCCGCTGTTTGTATCGCTTCTTTTTTTGCCGGCAGCTTGCTGGCCCGCCATATCATCAATCCGATCAGACGATTAATGATGACGATGAAAGACATACAGCGGGAGAAAGCATTCAAAACGATTTCCTTGGAAGGACAGTCGCACGACGAGTTATATCAGATGGGGCTGACATTTAATGAGATGGCGATGATGCTGAAAGAGCACTACGATAAACAGCAGCAGTTCGTTCAAGATGCTTCACACGAACTGAAAACTCCGCTCACGATTATAGAAAGCTACAGCAGTCTGATGAAGCGGTGGGGAGCAAAAAAGCCGGAAGTGCTTGAAGAATCGATAGAAGCAATTTATTCAGAAGCGCTGCATATGAAAAAACTGACCAATCAGCTTCTGGCGCTGGCAAAAAGCCATGAAGGACTTGATCTTGAGTTGAAAACAATCGACCTGGTTGAAGTGTCGCGCACCGTCATTCAAACGCTCCAGCCTGTCTATCAGCAGGACATTTTGCTTGAAACAGATAAAAAAAGCCTGTTTGTAATAGCTGATGAAGAACGCATCAAGCAGCTGCTGACCATTTTGCTCGATAATGCAATAAAGTATAGTGAAAAACCTATTGTGATGTCAGCAGGAACGAGGAATGGACTTCCGTTTCTGTCAGTAAGGGATGAAGGCATCGGAATAGATGAGGAGCATATCCCGCACCTGTTCGAACGGTTCTATCGGGCGGATGAGGCGCGGAACAGAAAAACAGGGGGAACAGGTTTAGGCCTTTCCATTGCCAAACAAATCGCCGATGAACACGGCATTGGGCTGTCTGTCAAAAGCAATCCGGATGAAGGGACAACCGTCACTATGCAATTCAAAGAACAGAACGGGGGAGGCAGATGA
- the ykoG gene encoding two-component system response regulator YkoG, which produces MEKGNLLIVEDEEKIARVLQLELEYEGYGVTVKHNGTEGLNAAIEGGYSLVLLDVMLPGLSGLEVLRRLRKTDSHTPVILLTARDSIPDKVTGLDIGANDYVTKPFEIEELLARIRAALRQNETKTEGISTFLTYDDLRVNEKTREVRRGDKEVELTPREFDLLVYMLKHPQQVLTREQILNTVWGFDYIGDTNVVDVYIRYIRKKLDYPYEKQLIHTVRGVGYAIKG; this is translated from the coding sequence TTGGAAAAAGGGAACCTATTAATTGTGGAAGATGAGGAAAAAATCGCCAGAGTGCTTCAGCTGGAATTGGAATATGAAGGATATGGCGTCACCGTTAAACACAATGGCACAGAAGGACTGAACGCGGCCATAGAAGGAGGGTACTCCTTGGTGCTTCTTGATGTCATGCTTCCGGGGCTTAGCGGCCTGGAAGTGCTGCGCCGCTTAAGAAAAACAGATTCGCACACACCAGTTATTTTATTAACGGCGCGCGACAGTATACCTGATAAGGTAACAGGATTGGACATCGGAGCGAACGATTATGTCACCAAGCCATTTGAAATTGAGGAATTGCTTGCAAGAATCAGGGCGGCGCTGCGCCAAAATGAAACAAAAACAGAAGGTATCAGCACCTTTCTTACATATGACGACTTGCGGGTGAACGAAAAAACCCGTGAAGTGAGACGCGGAGACAAAGAGGTAGAATTAACGCCGCGTGAATTTGATTTGCTCGTCTATATGCTGAAACATCCGCAGCAAGTGCTGACACGGGAGCAGATTTTAAACACAGTATGGGGATTTGATTATATCGGTGATACAAATGTGGTCGATGTCTACATCAGATACATCAGAAAAAAACTGGACTATCCTTACGAAAAACAGCTGATCCATACTGTTCGCGGGGTCGGCTATGCCATTAAGGGGTAA
- a CDS encoding Ykof family thiamine-binding protein: MEHICGTSRIAGFRFSLYPMSDDFISVIKSALNKTDTSKVWAKTDHISTVLRGSIDHVFDVAKAIYLYAANSAKHIVMNGTFSIGCPGDTQGDTYLSADEKRVNEEAIRSLKAEAPCQFALYPMNEPDYMGLIMEAVDIAKAEGTFVQGVHYASELDGDAHDVFRTLEAVFRMAEQQTKHVTMTVNLSANSPSRKNRKQG; this comes from the coding sequence ATGGAACACATATGCGGCACAAGCAGAATCGCCGGTTTTCGGTTCTCTTTATATCCGATGTCGGATGATTTTATCAGTGTGATCAAGTCTGCGCTGAATAAAACCGACACATCTAAGGTTTGGGCGAAAACCGATCATATCAGCACAGTTCTGCGCGGTTCAATTGATCATGTATTCGACGTTGCCAAAGCGATTTATCTTTATGCGGCGAACAGCGCAAAACACATCGTCATGAACGGGACGTTTTCCATCGGATGCCCGGGCGATACCCAAGGAGATACATATCTTTCCGCAGACGAGAAGCGTGTCAATGAAGAGGCTATCCGGAGCCTGAAAGCGGAAGCGCCATGCCAATTTGCCCTTTATCCGATGAATGAGCCGGATTATATGGGCTTAATCATGGAAGCTGTCGACATTGCGAAAGCAGAAGGCACATTCGTACAGGGTGTCCATTACGCGAGTGAGCTTGATGGGGATGCGCATGACGTATTCAGGACATTGGAAGCCGTTTTCCGCATGGCTGAGCAGCAAACAAAGCACGTAACCATGACTGTGAATCTCTCAGCTAACAGTCCATCAAGAAAAAACCGAAAGCAGGGATAA
- a CDS encoding ECF transporter S component has product MKSWKVKEIVIMSVISIVFAIVYLLFTHFGNVLAGMFGPIAYEPIYGIWFIVSIIAAYMIRKPGAALISEVIAALVECLLGNPSGPMVIVIGIVQGLGAEAVFFATRWKAYSLPVLMLAGMGSSVASFIYNLFVSGYIAYSPGYLFILLMIRLASGALLAGLLGKAVSDSLAYTGVLNGVALGKELKKKRKRISEHASL; this is encoded by the coding sequence ATGAAAAGCTGGAAAGTAAAAGAAATTGTCATCATGTCCGTTATCAGTATCGTTTTTGCCATTGTTTATTTATTATTTACGCATTTTGGAAACGTACTCGCAGGTATGTTCGGGCCAATCGCCTATGAACCGATTTATGGCATTTGGTTTATCGTTTCTATCATTGCCGCGTACATGATTCGAAAACCGGGTGCGGCGCTTATTTCTGAAGTGATCGCCGCTCTCGTTGAATGCCTGCTGGGAAATCCGTCCGGCCCGATGGTCATCGTCATCGGCATCGTTCAAGGTCTCGGGGCTGAAGCTGTATTTTTCGCGACACGCTGGAAAGCATACTCTCTTCCAGTCCTTATGCTGGCGGGAATGGGTTCTTCAGTAGCCAGCTTTATCTATAATCTTTTTGTTTCTGGCTATATCGCCTATTCACCAGGCTATCTTTTCATTTTGCTCATGATCCGTCTTGCTTCCGGCGCGCTTCTTGCGGGACTTCTCGGAAAAGCTGTCAGCGATTCTCTCGCTTATACGGGTGTGTTAAACGGAGTGGCGCTCGGAAAGGAACTGAAAAAGAAACGGAAACGGATATCAGAACATGCAAGCCTTTGA
- a CDS encoding ABC transporter ATP-binding protein, giving the protein MQAFDKLLTVDQLSFSYEEDEKPVFQNISFALQKGECALLLGPSGCGKSSLALCLNGLYPEACDGIQSGHVFLFQKPVTDTESVAQHAGVVFQDPDQQFCMLTVEDEIAFGLENLQIPKEEMTEKIDAVLNTLHIPHVKEKTISTLSGGQKQKVALACILAMEPELIILDEPTSLLDPYSAREFVHMMKDLQREKGFSLLIIEHQLDEWIPWIERTIVLDKEGKKALDGRTVDVFQHEAETLKKLGIAIPKVCDLLKKRSIPFTLSKERLFKEPFPPCHAEKKKVHFGESVLEVSSLSFARGQQTIFEDIGFSLREGTLTALVGPNGTGKSTLLSVLARLMKPKSGKILLYGKPLQSYKETELRKRMGFVFQNPEHQFVTGTVYDELLFGRKVNAETEKKAQHLLHRFGLAHLADHHPFAISQGQKRRLSVATMLMHNVKVLLLDEPTFGQDARTAAECMDMIQRIKEEGTAVLMITHDMELVSSYADSVLVLHDTNLAFDGSPAQLFSQEKGLVQKAKLTLPLLYEWMACQKEVRDEAAVTSY; this is encoded by the coding sequence ATGCAAGCCTTTGATAAGCTTCTGACGGTTGACCAGCTCAGCTTCTCTTATGAAGAAGACGAGAAACCGGTATTTCAAAACATCTCGTTTGCGCTTCAAAAAGGAGAATGCGCTTTATTGTTAGGACCGAGCGGATGCGGAAAAAGCTCGCTCGCCCTTTGTTTAAACGGTCTTTATCCGGAGGCTTGCGACGGCATACAGTCCGGACATGTGTTTTTATTTCAAAAACCGGTCACAGATACCGAATCTGTTGCTCAGCATGCCGGGGTCGTCTTTCAGGACCCGGATCAGCAGTTTTGCATGCTGACGGTAGAGGACGAAATTGCTTTCGGGCTGGAGAATCTGCAGATTCCAAAAGAAGAGATGACAGAGAAGATCGATGCCGTTTTAAACACATTACACATTCCACATGTAAAAGAAAAAACGATATCCACTTTGTCAGGAGGACAAAAACAGAAAGTTGCTCTTGCCTGTATACTGGCCATGGAGCCTGAGCTGATTATATTAGATGAGCCGACTTCTCTATTAGACCCTTATTCAGCGCGGGAGTTCGTTCATATGATGAAAGATCTTCAGCGGGAAAAAGGCTTCAGCCTCCTTATCATTGAGCACCAGCTTGATGAATGGATACCTTGGATTGAGAGAACCATTGTACTGGACAAAGAAGGCAAAAAAGCGCTGGATGGCCGAACGGTAGATGTATTTCAGCACGAAGCGGAAACCTTAAAGAAACTAGGTATCGCAATTCCAAAAGTGTGTGACCTGCTGAAAAAGCGCAGCATCCCTTTCACTCTATCAAAAGAGCGACTGTTCAAAGAGCCCTTTCCTCCCTGCCATGCCGAAAAGAAAAAAGTTCATTTCGGGGAGAGTGTGCTGGAAGTCAGCAGCCTTTCGTTCGCAAGAGGGCAGCAGACGATTTTCGAAGACATCGGTTTTTCATTGCGTGAAGGCACTTTGACGGCGCTTGTCGGCCCGAACGGCACCGGGAAATCAACGCTCTTATCCGTCCTCGCCCGTCTGATGAAGCCGAAAAGCGGAAAGATTCTTCTATATGGAAAGCCGCTGCAATCGTATAAAGAAACTGAACTGCGAAAACGAATGGGATTTGTTTTTCAAAACCCGGAGCATCAGTTCGTCACAGGCACAGTATATGACGAGCTGCTGTTCGGCCGGAAAGTAAATGCTGAAACTGAGAAAAAAGCGCAGCATCTGCTGCATCGTTTTGGTCTTGCGCATTTGGCTGATCATCATCCGTTTGCCATCAGCCAAGGGCAAAAACGGCGCCTGAGCGTCGCCACCATGCTCATGCATAACGTAAAGGTTTTATTATTAGACGAACCAACCTTTGGCCAGGACGCCCGCACGGCGGCTGAATGTATGGACATGATTCAGCGTATTAAGGAAGAAGGAACCGCTGTTCTTATGATTACACATGATATGGAGCTTGTCTCTTCGTATGCCGACAGCGTCCTTGTCCTGCACGATACGAATTTGGCTTTTGACGGATCTCCAGCGCAGCTATTTTCTCAGGAAAAGGGGCTTGTCCAAAAAGCAAAGCTTACCCTTCCCCTTTTATATGAATGGATGGCCTGCCAGAAGGAGGTGCGTGATGAAGCAGCCGTTACATCATATTAA
- a CDS encoding CbiQ family ECF transporter T component has translation MKQPLHHINPAVKAAAVFCCVVMLSFIYNPYTPACFYVIIVAGVLVAANIPLKKWFLFTIPFLILAFGCVWTAAVFGKVPTTPDNFLFQAGPISINSDNVSVGISLGFRVLCFSALSMMFVFTTDPILFMLSLVQQCKLSPKLAYGVIAGFRFLPLLKDEIQLIQQAHKIRGGAAESGFIEKISALKRYTIPLLASAIRKAERTALAMESKGFTGSRNRTYYRTLTVNRLDWLFLCLILLLFAGSFLVSLCFAS, from the coding sequence ATGAAGCAGCCGTTACATCATATTAATCCGGCAGTAAAAGCGGCGGCGGTTTTTTGCTGTGTCGTCATGCTATCGTTCATTTACAACCCTTACACCCCTGCGTGTTTTTATGTCATCATCGTAGCGGGTGTCCTAGTGGCGGCCAACATCCCATTGAAAAAATGGTTTTTGTTTACGATTCCGTTTTTGATTTTGGCATTCGGGTGCGTATGGACAGCCGCTGTTTTTGGAAAGGTTCCGACAACTCCGGATAATTTCTTGTTTCAGGCCGGCCCTATCTCGATCAACAGTGATAATGTCTCTGTCGGCATCTCTCTCGGTTTTCGGGTTTTGTGCTTTTCCGCCTTATCAATGATGTTTGTTTTTACGACCGATCCGATTTTATTTATGCTGAGCCTTGTCCAGCAGTGCAAGCTCTCACCAAAGCTCGCATATGGCGTTATTGCAGGCTTTCGTTTTCTTCCTCTGTTAAAGGATGAAATCCAGCTGATCCAGCAGGCCCATAAAATCAGAGGAGGAGCGGCAGAGAGCGGGTTTATTGAGAAAATCAGCGCCTTAAAGCGGTATACCATCCCGCTTTTGGCAAGCGCCATCAGAAAAGCGGAGCGGACAGCGCTCGCAATGGAATCGAAAGGGTTTACAGGAAGCAGAAACCGGACATATTACAGGACCCTTACCGTTAACCGCCTCGACTGGCTGTTCTTGTGCCTCATTCTCTTGCTATTCGCAGGATCTTTTCTCGTATCCTTATGTTTTGCCTCATAA